One Desulfocurvibacter africanus subsp. africanus DSM 2603 genomic region harbors:
- a CDS encoding uracil-DNA glycosylase, which produces MSADLDSARLDELAEGIRICERCPLHLGRRHAVPGEGGFRLHCLLVGEAPGQREDEVGRPFIGRTGTFLDRFLVPFGLSRDDFFITSSVKCRPPGNRAPKPLEMDICREAWLLPQIQALKPRLVVLMGNAPIRSLLGVRTPMNELHGKLRQHSGLSMLPTYHPTAAMRFPAVRRLAEADWETIRTLLRP; this is translated from the coding sequence GTGAGCGCCGACCTGGATTCCGCGCGGCTGGACGAGTTGGCCGAGGGCATTCGTATCTGCGAACGTTGCCCGCTGCACCTTGGCCGGCGGCACGCGGTGCCTGGCGAGGGCGGCTTTCGTTTGCATTGCCTGCTGGTGGGCGAGGCTCCCGGACAGCGCGAGGACGAAGTGGGACGGCCCTTCATCGGCAGAACAGGCACGTTCCTGGATCGCTTCCTGGTTCCCTTCGGCTTGTCCCGCGACGACTTCTTCATAACCTCTTCGGTCAAATGCCGTCCGCCGGGCAACCGCGCCCCAAAGCCTTTGGAGATGGACATTTGCCGCGAGGCTTGGCTTTTGCCGCAAATACAGGCTCTGAAGCCGCGCCTTGTCGTGCTCATGGGCAATGCGCCCATCCGTTCCCTGCTCGGCGTCCGGACGCCCATGAACGAGCTGCACGGCAAGCTGCGGCAGCATTCCGGCCTTTCCATGCTGCCGACCTATCATCCCACGGCGGCCATGCGTTTTCCGGCCGTACGGCGGCTGGCCGAGGCCGATTGGGAAACGATTCGCACCCTGTTGCGCCCGTAA
- a CDS encoding DUF1461 domain-containing protein, with protein MRTALIPHLTHILAALGWCFILAVIGLELLVRLDLFTSLFLNALGVPSRIPDAMELHHGVMGFLLAGTPLPAGFSPKEARHFADVAALLGSLRLAGLAALALAVSLGLSRKALARDLRLGALLLPALLMGLGLTALEWPLFFTAFHPLLFPGGGYSFNPHVHLIVRLYPKTYFAWMAATLLAVTGLLALAVYAAARLRAGAGEAGYWRPNRVSLWAAGAGVLLVVPAFYAGQRSLTPLSPCFLAYYLISVTLLAGSTILWTTRIKAVGLCVILAALLAYAGLDLGLRETHAKALQTMRRGDSLVQAIQAHARHTGRLPALLEQLVPAQLPFLPPVLIQGSQWKYSVQGDRFFLGFVGPLGYHFQYASHRGRWKWLDL; from the coding sequence ATGCGTACGGCTCTCATCCCTCATCTCACCCATATCCTCGCCGCCCTGGGCTGGTGTTTCATTCTAGCCGTTATCGGCCTGGAACTGCTTGTGCGCCTGGACCTTTTCACATCCCTGTTCCTGAACGCGCTGGGCGTGCCCAGCCGCATACCGGACGCCATGGAGCTGCATCACGGCGTAATGGGCTTTCTGCTGGCAGGCACGCCCCTGCCCGCAGGATTCAGCCCCAAGGAGGCCCGGCACTTCGCCGATGTCGCCGCGCTGCTGGGCAGCCTGCGCTTGGCCGGGCTGGCCGCACTGGCGCTGGCTGTGAGCCTCGGTCTGAGCCGCAAGGCCCTGGCGCGCGACCTGCGCCTGGGTGCGCTGCTGCTACCGGCCCTGCTCATGGGCCTGGGCTTGACCGCCTTGGAGTGGCCGCTTTTCTTCACGGCTTTCCATCCCCTGCTCTTCCCCGGCGGCGGGTACAGTTTCAACCCGCATGTGCACCTCATCGTGCGCCTGTATCCCAAGACCTATTTCGCCTGGATGGCCGCAACGCTGCTGGCTGTCACGGGCCTGTTGGCCCTTGCCGTATATGCGGCCGCGCGGCTGCGAGCCGGAGCGGGCGAGGCCGGGTACTGGCGGCCGAACCGGGTCAGCCTGTGGGCCGCTGGAGCGGGAGTGCTGCTGGTCGTTCCGGCTTTCTACGCGGGCCAGCGCTCGCTTACACCGCTTAGCCCTTGCTTCCTGGCTTATTATCTGATTTCCGTGACTCTGCTGGCCGGCAGCACGATCCTGTGGACCACGCGCATCAAGGCCGTGGGGCTTTGCGTAATCCTGGCCGCCTTGCTCGCGTACGCAGGCCTGGACCTGGGCTTGCGTGAAACCCACGCCAAGGCCCTGCAGACCATGCGCCGCGGCGACAGCCTCGTACAGGCCATTCAGGCGCACGCGCGGCATACGGGCCGCCTGCCGGCACTGCTCGAACAACTCGTGCCGGCTCAACTCCCCTTCCTGCCGCCCGTGCTGATACAGGGCAGTCAGTGGAAATATTCCGTACAGGGCGACAGGTTCTTCCTGGGCTTTGTGGGGCCGCTCGGCTATCATTTCCAGTACGCCTCGCACCGGGGCCGTTGGAAGTGGCTGGATCTCTGA
- the rpiB gene encoding ribose 5-phosphate isomerase B produces MPFMSIYLASDHGGFRLKQELREHLAKRGVKVTDLGPDCIESCDYPPYARAVCQRVLENEASLGILVCGTGLGMSMAANRLPGIRAAVCSDEFSARMAREHNDANVLCLGERVVGPGLAAAMVDVFLCTAFQGGRHQRRIDLIETPGADVSS; encoded by the coding sequence ATGCCCTTCATGTCCATCTATCTTGCCTCTGACCATGGCGGATTCCGCCTCAAGCAGGAACTGCGCGAACACCTGGCCAAACGCGGCGTCAAAGTCACGGACCTGGGCCCGGACTGCATCGAGAGCTGCGACTATCCGCCCTATGCGCGTGCGGTCTGCCAGCGTGTTCTTGAAAATGAAGCAAGCCTTGGCATTCTCGTGTGCGGGACCGGGCTCGGCATGTCCATGGCCGCCAACCGCCTGCCGGGCATCCGCGCCGCCGTGTGCAGTGACGAGTTCTCGGCTCGCATGGCGCGCGAGCATAACGACGCCAACGTGTTGTGCCTCGGTGAACGCGTGGTCGGCCCCGGTCTGGCCGCGGCCATGGTGGACGTGTTCCTGTGCACGGCCTTTCAGGGCGGTCGTCATCAACGGCGCATAGACCTCATTGAAACCCCAGGTGCGGATGTCTCTAGCTAA
- a CDS encoding CBS domain-containing protein, with protein sequence MYVGLKMLKGFQTVTTKTSVAEAQALLEKQHLWMLLVVDGEKLVGYVRDEDISAALPSMMTTLDKFEALYLLRKLTIGMIMRKDIVTVPPEMEIEAAANIMHEKNLAGLAVVDRSGKLVGYINRTVMLDVLVEEMGLRQGGARIVLEVEDRPGVLKDITGIIADQGISIISTSTFHQDRHLVVIRMATGDASAIEAVLRNRGFKLKTVEDFAGEWRS encoded by the coding sequence ATGTACGTTGGCCTAAAGATGTTGAAGGGCTTTCAGACCGTGACCACCAAGACCTCGGTAGCCGAGGCGCAGGCGCTGCTGGAGAAGCAGCATCTGTGGATGCTGCTCGTGGTCGACGGCGAAAAGCTGGTGGGCTATGTGCGCGACGAGGACATCAGCGCCGCGCTGCCGTCGATGATGACGACCCTGGACAAGTTCGAGGCTCTCTATCTTCTCCGCAAGCTGACTATCGGCATGATCATGCGCAAGGATATCGTGACCGTGCCGCCGGAGATGGAGATCGAAGCCGCGGCGAACATCATGCATGAGAAGAATCTGGCCGGGCTGGCGGTCGTGGACCGGAGCGGTAAGCTCGTGGGCTATATCAATCGTACGGTCATGCTCGATGTGCTGGTGGAGGAGATGGGCCTGCGTCAGGGGGGGGCCCGCATCGTGCTCGAAGTCGAGGACCGTCCGGGAGTGCTCAAGGACATCACGGGGATCATCGCGGACCAGGGCATATCCATTATCTCCACAAGCACCTTCCACCAGGATCGACACTTGGTCGTCATTCGTATGGCCACTGGGGACGCTTCCGCCATCGAGGCTGTCCTCCGAAATCGCGGATTCAAGCTCAAGACGGTGGAGGATTTCGCAGGCGAATGGCGGAGCTGA
- the glpX gene encoding class II fructose-bisphosphatase, translated as MEAPSRNLALDLVRVTEAAALASARWLGRGDKESGDQAAVDAMRKTFSSLDIDGTVVIGEGEKDDAPMLYNGERVGSGRGLKVDVAVDPVEGTRLLAFGRPNAISVLGVAPAGSMFRPGPSFYMKKLVVPTAAMGVVDLEAPVAENLRKIGKAVGKDVDDLTVFVLDKPRHERLIAEIRAAGARIQLHTDGDVAGSLMAIDPKNNVDVMMGTGGTPEGVLSAIAIRIMGGQMYARLDPQSYDERNALSDFGYDLRHTFTVEDLVKSEDLYFAASGISGGTFLGGVRYTGLGATTYSLSMRGKTGTVRWIEASHKWDTLMQFSSVKYD; from the coding sequence ATGGAAGCTCCCTCACGAAATTTAGCTCTTGATCTGGTGCGCGTAACCGAAGCCGCGGCCCTGGCCTCTGCGCGCTGGCTGGGACGCGGAGACAAGGAATCCGGCGATCAGGCGGCCGTGGACGCCATGCGCAAGACATTCTCATCCCTGGATATCGATGGCACCGTGGTCATCGGCGAGGGAGAGAAGGACGACGCGCCCATGCTGTACAATGGCGAGCGCGTGGGCTCCGGACGTGGACTGAAAGTCGATGTGGCCGTCGATCCCGTGGAAGGCACGCGGCTGCTGGCCTTCGGCCGGCCCAACGCCATCTCCGTGCTGGGCGTGGCTCCGGCCGGCAGCATGTTCCGGCCCGGACCGAGCTTCTACATGAAGAAGCTCGTCGTACCCACGGCTGCCATGGGCGTGGTGGACCTGGAAGCCCCCGTGGCCGAGAACCTGCGCAAGATCGGCAAGGCCGTGGGCAAGGATGTCGACGACCTGACGGTCTTTGTGCTGGACAAGCCCCGCCACGAGCGGCTCATCGCCGAAATACGCGCGGCCGGCGCACGCATACAGCTGCACACCGACGGCGACGTGGCCGGTTCGCTCATGGCCATCGACCCCAAGAACAACGTGGATGTCATGATGGGCACCGGCGGCACGCCCGAGGGCGTGCTCTCGGCCATCGCCATCCGCATCATGGGCGGCCAGATGTACGCCCGCCTCGACCCGCAGAGCTACGACGAACGCAACGCCCTGTCCGACTTCGGCTATGACCTGCGCCACACCTTCACGGTGGAGGATCTGGTCAAGAGCGAGGATCTCTACTTCGCGGCGTCCGGCATCTCGGGCGGCACTTTCCTTGGTGGCGTTCGCTACACGGGCTTGGGCGCCACGACCTACTCCCTATCCATGCGCGGCAAGACCGGCACCGTGCGCTGGATCGAGGCCTCGCACAAGTGGGACACGCTCATGCAGTTCAGCTCGGTCAAGTACGATTAG
- a CDS encoding D-alanine--D-alanine ligase family protein — MLVGLTYDLREDYRSMGFSEEDVAEFDCEETIAGIEGALRALGFDTERIGSLPALMSALGQGRRWDLVFNIAEGLNGFGRESQIPCVLDWHGIPYTFSEPMTLALGLHKGMTKHVVRAAGIPTPDFAVVAEPAEAAKVDLPFPLFVKPVAEGTGLGIGSASRVTDKAGLMDACARLIERFRQPVLVETFLPGRELTVGVVGTGAKARSVGALEVIFGDQADPSAYGYINKQDWERRMHYRIADDAEARTAEQVALDAWRALGCRDGGRVDLRLDGAGVPNFIEVNPLAGLNPTYSDLPILCRLNNMPYQELIAAIVHSAMERLNSVSQPLPRTSAGRAA, encoded by the coding sequence ATGCTCGTCGGCCTTACCTATGATTTGCGTGAAGATTACCGATCCATGGGCTTCTCCGAGGAAGACGTGGCCGAGTTCGACTGCGAGGAGACCATCGCCGGCATCGAGGGCGCACTGCGCGCCCTCGGTTTCGATACCGAGCGCATCGGCTCCCTGCCCGCGCTCATGTCCGCCCTGGGCCAGGGGCGGCGCTGGGATCTGGTGTTCAACATCGCCGAGGGCCTCAACGGCTTCGGCCGCGAGAGCCAGATCCCCTGCGTGCTCGACTGGCACGGCATTCCGTACACCTTCTCCGAGCCCATGACCCTGGCGCTCGGCCTGCACAAGGGCATGACCAAGCACGTGGTCCGCGCGGCCGGCATTCCCACCCCGGATTTCGCCGTGGTGGCGGAACCGGCCGAGGCGGCCAAGGTGGATCTGCCCTTTCCGCTGTTCGTCAAGCCCGTGGCCGAAGGTACGGGCCTGGGCATCGGCTCGGCCTCACGCGTGACCGACAAGGCGGGCCTCATGGACGCCTGCGCCAGGCTCATCGAGCGATTCCGCCAGCCCGTGCTGGTGGAGACCTTCCTGCCTGGCCGCGAGCTGACCGTGGGCGTCGTGGGCACGGGCGCCAAGGCCCGCTCCGTGGGCGCCCTGGAGGTCATCTTCGGCGATCAGGCCGACCCTTCGGCTTACGGCTACATCAACAAGCAGGACTGGGAGCGCCGCATGCACTACCGCATCGCGGACGACGCCGAGGCCAGGACCGCCGAGCAGGTCGCCCTGGACGCCTGGCGCGCCCTGGGCTGCCGTGACGGCGGCCGCGTGGACCTGCGTTTGGATGGGGCCGGAGTGCCCAACTTCATCGAGGTCAATCCCCTGGCCGGGCTCAACCCGACCTATTCGGACCTGCCCATCCTCTGCCGGCTGAACAACATGCCCTACCAGGAGCTCATCGCCGCCATCGTCCATTCGGCCATGGAGCGCCTGAACTCCGTCAGCCAGCCCCTGCCCCGGACCAGCGCCGGGCGGGCCGCCTAG
- a CDS encoding KamA family radical SAM protein, which translates to MEMLDSGDVPLEPLPSVVTAKPRKRQTLLTLPFAPFPPTRTRDRGPVFPVGPKTQAFRNSFYPRVADAQWNDWRWQLKSRITSYQDLGSMLALSEAEQAAANCGAPLPLAITPYYLSLFHDQGPDNGVRRSIVPTGFERLVNPGEAEDPLGEDHHSPVPGLVHRYPDRVLFLTTDYCAAYCRYCTRSRRVGKKACSSGNRKHWDAAIDYIARTPSVRDVLLSGGDPLTMSDAALDYLLGRIRAIPHVEVMRIGTKAPMVLPQRITPQLTRVLRRYHPLMISVHCTHPGELSPESAEAFKRLADAGIPLGSQTVLLKGINDDVPTLKSLMHGLLKNRVRPYYLYHCDPVQGTGHFRTSVAKGVEMIEGLRGHTSGYAIPTFVVDAPGGGGKIPVNPDYIVGQDGDDLVLRNFEKKQFRTHDPLTAPACGMGDK; encoded by the coding sequence ATGGAAATGCTGGACAGCGGCGACGTTCCCCTTGAACCATTGCCCTCCGTTGTCACCGCAAAGCCGAGGAAGCGCCAGACGCTCCTCACGCTGCCCTTTGCCCCCTTCCCCCCGACCAGAACTCGGGATCGTGGGCCCGTCTTTCCGGTAGGCCCCAAGACACAAGCCTTCCGGAACAGCTTTTACCCTCGGGTTGCCGATGCACAGTGGAACGACTGGCGCTGGCAGCTCAAGAGCAGGATTACCTCCTACCAGGACCTCGGCTCCATGCTCGCCTTGAGCGAGGCTGAGCAGGCCGCCGCCAATTGCGGCGCTCCCCTGCCCCTGGCCATTACCCCATACTATCTTTCCCTGTTCCACGACCAAGGCCCGGATAATGGCGTGCGCCGCTCCATCGTGCCCACGGGCTTCGAACGGCTGGTCAACCCCGGAGAGGCCGAGGACCCGCTGGGCGAGGATCACCACAGCCCCGTGCCGGGGCTCGTGCACCGCTATCCCGACCGGGTGCTTTTCCTGACCACGGACTACTGCGCGGCCTATTGCCGCTACTGCACGCGCTCGCGCCGGGTAGGCAAGAAGGCCTGCTCCTCGGGCAACCGCAAGCATTGGGATGCGGCCATAGATTACATTGCGCGCACCCCGAGCGTGCGTGACGTGCTGCTGTCCGGCGGCGACCCGTTGACCATGTCCGACGCGGCTCTGGATTACCTGCTGGGCCGCATCCGGGCCATCCCGCACGTGGAGGTCATGCGCATCGGCACCAAGGCGCCCATGGTCCTGCCCCAGCGCATCACTCCGCAACTCACGCGCGTGCTGCGCCGCTATCATCCGCTCATGATCAGCGTGCACTGCACCCACCCCGGCGAGTTGAGCCCGGAATCGGCCGAAGCCTTCAAGCGTTTGGCCGACGCCGGCATTCCCCTGGGCAGCCAGACCGTGCTGCTCAAGGGCATCAACGACGACGTGCCGACCCTCAAGTCGCTCATGCACGGCCTGCTGAAAAATCGCGTGCGGCCTTACTATCTCTACCACTGCGACCCGGTGCAGGGCACGGGACACTTTCGCACTTCGGTGGCCAAGGGCGTGGAGATGATCGAGGGCCTGCGCGGGCATACCTCGGGCTACGCCATACCCACCTTCGTGGTGGATGCTCCCGGCGGCGGCGGCAAGATCCCGGTCAACCCGGACTACATCGTCGGCCAGGACGGCGACGACCTGGTGCTGCGCAACTTCGAGAAAAAACAATTTCGCACCCACGATCCGCTCACGGCTCCGGCCTGCGGCATGGGGGACAAGTAA
- a CDS encoding sigma-54 dependent transcriptional regulator: MRNILVATDDAAAAGAVEKSFSETFAVRRAQRRDALLPMLEKENIDVLFIDLDWLDRKKEDRSSTTMKPALSELWAKAPNLEIIVLTPQDNIREAVSAVKAGAGNYLTYPVNPAEATYVLESLQESHKIQHELDYLRKAACDVGQAPILGTESPHMKKVFEKVAMVAPTKSTVLITGETGTGKGVIARLIHSSSASRKGPFVAVHCGAIPENLIESELFGHEKGSFTGAVKRKAGRFEIAAGGTIFLDEIGTISQAAQVRLLQVLQDKVFQRVGGETDIPMHARIIAAANVDLEQLIKQGAFRQDLYFRLNVFPIEIPPLRERREDIPLLAEGFLEQLRRQTPKGIGGIHPTVIDALCNYSWPGNVRELENLIERAFILETSHMLTPESFPADLFAQDAPVASVPLDLSLPLAEVRNQAKEHAERRYLKELLGECKGRIGRTAQRAGITPRQLHKLLTRYNINKVEFR; encoded by the coding sequence ATGCGCAACATCCTTGTGGCCACGGACGATGCCGCGGCGGCCGGAGCCGTGGAGAAGAGCTTTTCCGAGACTTTCGCCGTTCGTCGGGCGCAACGCCGCGACGCGTTGCTCCCCATGTTGGAGAAGGAGAATATCGACGTCCTGTTCATCGATCTGGATTGGCTTGACCGCAAGAAGGAGGACCGCTCCTCAACCACCATGAAACCCGCCCTGAGCGAGCTATGGGCCAAGGCGCCCAACCTGGAAATCATTGTCCTGACGCCCCAGGACAATATCCGCGAGGCCGTTTCCGCCGTGAAGGCAGGCGCGGGCAATTACCTGACCTACCCCGTAAACCCCGCCGAAGCCACCTATGTGCTTGAAAGCCTGCAGGAGTCGCACAAAATCCAGCATGAGCTGGACTACCTGCGCAAGGCTGCCTGCGATGTAGGCCAAGCGCCGATACTGGGCACTGAAAGCCCCCATATGAAAAAGGTCTTCGAAAAGGTGGCCATGGTGGCCCCCACCAAATCCACGGTGCTCATCACTGGCGAGACGGGCACCGGCAAGGGCGTCATCGCCCGGCTCATCCACAGCAGCTCCGCGAGCCGCAAAGGCCCTTTTGTGGCCGTGCACTGCGGGGCCATCCCCGAGAACCTCATCGAGAGCGAGCTGTTCGGCCACGAGAAGGGCTCCTTCACCGGCGCGGTCAAGCGCAAGGCCGGGCGCTTCGAGATCGCCGCCGGGGGCACCATCTTCCTGGATGAAATCGGCACCATCTCCCAGGCCGCCCAGGTGCGCCTGCTGCAGGTGCTGCAGGACAAGGTTTTTCAGCGAGTCGGAGGGGAGACGGACATCCCCATGCACGCGCGCATTATCGCCGCGGCCAACGTGGACCTGGAGCAACTCATCAAGCAGGGAGCCTTCCGCCAGGACCTGTACTTTCGGCTCAACGTCTTTCCCATAGAAATTCCGCCCCTGCGCGAACGACGCGAGGACATTCCGCTCCTGGCCGAGGGCTTTCTGGAGCAGCTCCGCCGCCAGACACCCAAGGGAATCGGCGGCATCCACCCCACGGTCATCGATGCGTTGTGCAACTACTCCTGGCCGGGCAACGTGCGCGAACTGGAAAACCTCATCGAGCGCGCCTTCATCCTGGAGACGAGCCACATGCTCACGCCCGAGAGCTTCCCAGCCGACCTCTTCGCCCAGGACGCGCCCGTAGCCAGTGTGCCGCTGGACTTGAGCCTGCCCCTGGCCGAGGTGCGCAACCAGGCCAAGGAACACGCCGAGCGACGCTACCTCAAGGAGCTGCTGGGCGAGTGCAAGGGGCGCATCGGCCGCACCGCCCAGCGTGCCGGCATAACGCCTCGCCAGCTGCACAAACTGCTCACCCGCTACAACATCAACAAGGTCGAGTTCCGCTAG